A window of Amorphus orientalis contains these coding sequences:
- a CDS encoding AAA family ATPase yields the protein MSSIDYDKFDVDHPAFARISPFLTVHSKKGGPEHKYWLVPGWLGQYDIAVAFGASGAGKSVFATDLACRLAAGLDIDGGEGGIRWNVLYIAAERQGQVKRRIDAFCKHHGGGDPFDNLMIYDGPIDLLRPGELRAVVRSACLSLDDTIDLVVIDTLAAAMSGSDSNPEAMARAVHALNDAARWGNPDVPCTVLVVHHSGASDEKRMRGATQLHAAADTVIQIARKGDTSTARVVKNNESEARPDRSYKMETVSLGESARGIDTTAPVLVAVEPGRQGEPAASKVPRATLAAAAVLQRAIEANGGPVTEEQWRAAVYADAGDLSEAGKRQRFARARRLQEDGTVTETNGLYALAA from the coding sequence ATGTCAAGTATAGATTACGATAAATTTGATGTAGATCACCCCGCTTTTGCGCGTATCTCGCCGTTTCTAACTGTTCACTCGAAAAAAGGCGGGCCTGAGCATAAGTATTGGTTAGTTCCTGGGTGGTTGGGGCAGTATGATATTGCGGTGGCATTCGGGGCTTCGGGTGCGGGCAAAAGCGTCTTCGCTACTGACTTGGCATGCCGATTGGCGGCCGGTCTCGATATAGACGGCGGTGAAGGCGGAATTCGGTGGAACGTTCTCTACATCGCCGCCGAGCGTCAGGGCCAAGTCAAGCGCCGGATCGATGCCTTCTGCAAACATCACGGCGGCGGTGATCCGTTCGACAATCTCATGATATACGATGGGCCGATTGACCTTTTGCGGCCTGGTGAGCTGCGCGCAGTAGTCCGTAGCGCTTGCCTGTCGCTAGACGACACGATCGATCTAGTTGTTATCGATACATTGGCAGCCGCGATGTCGGGTAGTGACTCTAACCCGGAGGCTATGGCCCGCGCCGTACATGCGCTGAATGACGCGGCACGATGGGGGAACCCGGATGTGCCTTGCACCGTCCTAGTTGTTCACCACAGCGGCGCCAGTGACGAAAAGCGCATGCGCGGCGCCACGCAGCTTCACGCGGCCGCCGATACAGTCATCCAGATCGCGCGGAAGGGCGATACGTCAACGGCCCGCGTGGTGAAGAACAACGAATCTGAGGCCCGGCCGGACCGGAGCTACAAGATGGAGACCGTTTCGCTAGGTGAATCGGCACGCGGCATAGACACGACGGCGCCGGTTTTGGTTGCCGTCGAGCCGGGCCGCCAAGGCGAGCCCGCCGCGTCGAAGGTGCCGCGCGCTACTCTCGCCGCAGCCGCTGTCCTCCAGCGCGCGATCGAAGCCAACGGCGGGCCTGTCACTGAAGAACAGTGGCGCGCTGCCGTCTACGCTGATGCTGGCGACCTTAGCGAAGCCGGGAAGCGCCAAAGGTTTGCACGGGCGCGGCGCCTTCAAGAGGACGGGACCGTGACTGAAACGAACGGCCTCTACGCCTTGGCGGCGTGA
- a CDS encoding FkbM family methyltransferase — MRYAYYPQAEETVPFGAGFSFAQNFEDIYLWRALRDVEAGFYVDIGALHPVTDSVTKLFYDAGWSGLNVEPGSTYSELASARGRDINLQVVVGEDVGDVSFLEVQNGGEGLSHVAGQGADTVSAWPTVAMRRKSLRLADLLDDHAAGRTIHFLKIDVEGSEASVIRSADWSRHRPWILVVEATRPTTSQLCHDEWEPILIEAGYVRAFFDGLNMYYVRDESRHLLDAFDRPVSVLDGFRKFEPTVAAMHAELNARDRAIDTLRQRAAALLRAGHDVQAMRAHLAEEIAGWIVPDDRGGPADCTADRQSEAASALERVKTRYRLDGAPAELRFGLWVARKLRKVGRTLRRWRLPFLQQIRSQ; from the coding sequence TTGCGTTATGCCTACTATCCGCAGGCCGAAGAGACGGTGCCGTTCGGCGCCGGCTTCAGCTTTGCGCAGAATTTCGAGGACATCTATCTGTGGCGGGCCCTCCGTGATGTGGAGGCCGGGTTCTACGTCGACATCGGCGCGCTCCACCCGGTCACCGATTCCGTCACCAAGCTCTTCTATGACGCCGGCTGGTCGGGACTGAACGTCGAGCCGGGTTCGACCTATTCGGAACTCGCCAGCGCGCGGGGGCGCGACATCAACCTTCAGGTCGTCGTGGGCGAAGATGTGGGCGACGTCAGCTTTCTGGAGGTCCAGAATGGCGGCGAAGGCCTGTCCCACGTGGCCGGTCAGGGAGCGGACACGGTCAGCGCCTGGCCGACGGTTGCGATGCGCCGCAAGTCGCTGCGGCTCGCCGATCTCCTCGACGACCATGCGGCCGGAAGGACGATCCATTTCCTGAAGATCGACGTGGAGGGATCGGAGGCGAGCGTCATCCGATCGGCGGACTGGTCCCGCCATCGTCCGTGGATCCTGGTGGTGGAGGCGACCAGGCCGACCACGTCGCAGCTTTGCCATGACGAGTGGGAGCCGATCCTCATCGAGGCCGGATACGTGCGCGCCTTCTTCGACGGCTTGAACATGTACTATGTCCGGGACGAGAGCCGCCATCTCCTCGACGCGTTCGACCGTCCGGTCAGCGTCCTGGACGGGTTCCGCAAGTTCGAGCCGACCGTCGCAGCCATGCACGCGGAACTGAACGCGCGCGACAGGGCGATCGACACGCTGCGGCAGCGCGCGGCGGCGCTTCTGCGTGCCGGACATGATGTGCAGGCGATGCGTGCCCATCTCGCGGAGGAGATCGCGGGATGGATCGTTCCTGACGACCGAGGCGGGCCCGCCGACTGCACTGCGGACCGGCAGAGCGAAGCCGCCAGCGCGCTGGAGCGCGTGAAGACCCGCTATCGGCTCGACGGCGCGCCGGCCGAGCTGCGCTTCGGCCTATGGGTGGCCCGTAAGCTGCGCAAGGTCGGGAGAACCCTGCGGAGGTGGCGCCTGCCATTTCTCCAGCAGATACGGTCCCAGTAA
- a CDS encoding ATP-binding cassette domain-containing protein: protein MAQPPILTLQDIRLTFGGMTLLDGAELALGPQERLCLVGRNGSGKSTLLKIAAGQIEADAGRRFLQPGATIRYLGQEPDLSGFATVRDYVDAGLAPGDAEHSGQIFIEALGLTGDEEPGRLSGGEARRAALARALAPEPDVLLLDEPTNHLDLPAIEWLEATLKARRGALVLISHDRRFLEALSNATVWLDRGSTRRLDRGFAHFEDWRDEVLAAEEKERHRLDQRIAQENEWLRYGVTARRKRNQGRLRKLAAMRQERRDLRGPTGTAKLATSEAGSSGKRVIAAESISKSFEGRPIVQDLSIEINRGDRLGIVGPNGAGKTTLINLLTTQLAPDTGVVRLGTALETVTLDQRRAALDPNETLWKTMTGGSGDTVMVGGEARHVAGYLKDFLFLPEQARSPVSALSGGERGRLMLARAFARPSNLMVLDEPTNDLDLETLDLLAELIADYSGTVLLVSHDRDFLDRTVTSVLASEGDGRWIEYAGGYTDMLSQRGSAPAKSVGKGEAKSAAPKASAPKPARAEPRRKLSFREKHDLETLPGRIETLEAEIARLQETLSDPELFSKKPDRFNAATAELEKASAERDAAEERWLELEMLREELENAR, encoded by the coding sequence ATGGCCCAGCCCCCGATCCTGACGCTTCAGGACATTCGACTCACCTTTGGTGGCATGACACTTCTGGATGGCGCCGAGCTTGCACTCGGCCCACAGGAGCGGTTGTGCCTGGTCGGCCGCAACGGGTCCGGAAAGTCGACGCTCCTGAAGATCGCCGCCGGCCAGATCGAGGCGGACGCCGGACGCCGGTTTCTGCAGCCGGGCGCCACCATCCGCTATCTGGGCCAGGAGCCGGACCTGTCGGGCTTTGCGACCGTGCGCGACTATGTGGACGCGGGCCTTGCGCCCGGAGACGCCGAGCACTCCGGCCAGATCTTCATCGAAGCGCTGGGACTGACCGGCGACGAGGAGCCCGGACGCCTGTCCGGCGGCGAGGCGCGGCGGGCGGCCCTGGCCCGGGCGCTGGCACCGGAGCCCGACGTCCTGCTTCTCGACGAGCCGACCAACCACCTCGACCTGCCGGCGATCGAATGGCTCGAGGCCACGCTGAAGGCGCGGCGCGGCGCGCTTGTCCTGATCAGCCACGATCGGCGCTTCCTCGAGGCGCTTTCCAACGCCACCGTCTGGCTCGACCGCGGCAGCACGCGTCGGCTGGACAGGGGCTTTGCCCATTTCGAGGACTGGCGCGACGAGGTTCTGGCGGCCGAGGAGAAGGAACGCCACCGGCTCGATCAGCGCATCGCCCAGGAGAACGAGTGGCTGCGCTACGGCGTCACGGCCCGACGCAAGCGGAACCAGGGCCGACTGCGGAAGCTGGCGGCCATGCGCCAGGAGCGGCGGGACCTGCGCGGCCCGACCGGAACGGCCAAGCTCGCCACGTCGGAGGCCGGTTCTTCCGGCAAGCGGGTGATCGCGGCGGAATCGATCTCCAAGTCGTTCGAAGGCCGTCCCATCGTTCAGGACCTGTCGATCGAGATCAACCGCGGCGACCGGCTCGGCATCGTCGGGCCGAACGGCGCCGGCAAGACCACGCTGATCAATCTCCTGACCACCCAGCTCGCGCCCGACACCGGTGTCGTGCGGCTGGGAACGGCGCTGGAAACGGTCACGCTCGACCAGCGGCGTGCCGCTCTCGACCCCAACGAGACCCTCTGGAAGACCATGACGGGCGGCTCCGGCGACACCGTCATGGTGGGCGGCGAAGCCCGTCACGTGGCCGGCTATCTGAAGGACTTCCTGTTTCTTCCCGAGCAGGCGCGCTCTCCCGTTTCCGCGCTGTCCGGCGGCGAACGGGGCCGGCTGATGCTGGCGCGCGCCTTCGCCCGCCCGTCCAACCTGATGGTGCTCGACGAGCCGACCAACGATCTCGACCTGGAGACCCTGGACCTGCTGGCCGAACTGATCGCCGACTATTCCGGAACGGTGCTGCTGGTCAGCCACGACCGCGACTTCCTCGACCGGACCGTGACCTCGGTTCTCGCGTCGGAAGGAGACGGCCGCTGGATCGAGTATGCGGGCGGCTACACCGACATGCTGTCCCAGCGGGGATCGGCGCCGGCCAAGTCGGTCGGAAAGGGTGAGGCAAAATCCGCCGCACCGAAGGCCAGCGCCCCAAAGCCCGCCCGGGCAGAGCCACGCCGCAAGCTGTCGTTCCGGGAAAAGCACGACCTGGAGACCCTTCCCGGCCGCATCGAGACGCTGGAGGCGGAAATCGCCCGGCTTCAGGAGACGCTCTCCGACCCCGAGCTATTCTCCAAAAAACCCGACCGCTTCAACGCGGCGACCGCGGAGCTGGAGAAGGCTTCGGCCGAGCGCGATGCGGCGGAGGAGCGCTGGCTGGAGCTGGAGATGCTGCGCGAGGAGCTGGAGAACGCCCGGTGA
- a CDS encoding TrmH family RNA methyltransferase, with protein sequence MTGDASDAERFVEIDDPDDPRIEAYRAIRERDLVGRDESFIAEGAVVLDVLLRLSRFRPQSLLVAENRKDAALTLLAETGTACPVYVASKPVLDAIAGFNIHRGLLAHGHRGPLPDWQSLVPPPDRPALLVVLVGLANHDNVGGVFRNAAAFGADAVLIDSTTCDPLYRKAIRVSVGGSLTVPFARFSDIGALCAHLDDAAVTSLGLATSGSEELAHLVPPQRAAVFLGAEGPGLPDRLLSRIRTVRIPMAANFDSLNVATTAGIALHHLRSAPVRPAQ encoded by the coding sequence GTGACGGGCGACGCGTCGGACGCAGAGCGCTTCGTCGAGATCGACGACCCGGACGACCCGAGGATCGAAGCCTATCGCGCCATCCGGGAGCGCGACCTGGTTGGCCGGGACGAGAGCTTCATCGCAGAGGGCGCGGTCGTGCTGGATGTCCTCCTGCGCCTGTCGCGCTTCCGGCCGCAGTCCCTGCTGGTCGCCGAAAACCGAAAGGACGCCGCCCTCACGCTTCTGGCCGAAACCGGTACGGCCTGCCCGGTCTATGTGGCCAGCAAGCCCGTTCTCGATGCGATCGCCGGCTTCAACATACATCGCGGACTGCTCGCCCACGGTCACCGCGGGCCCCTGCCGGACTGGCAGAGCCTCGTACCACCCCCGGATCGCCCGGCGCTTCTGGTCGTGCTGGTGGGGCTCGCCAACCACGACAATGTCGGCGGCGTGTTCCGCAACGCCGCCGCCTTCGGAGCCGACGCCGTGCTGATTGATTCCACCACCTGCGATCCGCTCTACCGCAAGGCGATCCGGGTCTCAGTCGGCGGCAGCCTGACCGTGCCATTCGCGCGCTTTTCCGATATCGGCGCGCTGTGCGCCCATCTGGACGACGCCGCCGTCACATCGCTCGGTCTGGCGACATCGGGCTCGGAAGAGCTCGCCCACCTCGTGCCGCCGCAACGTGCCGCCGTCTTCCTCGGCGCGGAGGGGCCCGGGCTGCCGGACCGGCTCCTGTCGAGAATCCGGACCGTGCGCATCCCGATGGCGGCCAACTTCGATTCCCTGAACGTGGCCACCACAGCGGGCATCGCCCTGCATCATCTCCGCTCGGCACCGGTCCGGCCGGCGCAGTAA
- a CDS encoding adenine phosphoribosyltransferase, with product MSDYTKPALEDLIRTIPDYPKQGIQFRDVTTLIADPVGLRTAIDGLLWPFLKQNVDVVVGIEARGFILGGAVAHELGRGFVPIRKKGKLPGKTIGQDYTLEYGVDTIEIHADAIAPGQRVLLIDDLIATGGTADAGLELLRRSQASVVGAAFIVDLPDLGGSKKLRDKGVLVHSLLSYAGD from the coding sequence ATGTCCGACTACACCAAGCCCGCGCTTGAAGACCTGATCCGGACGATCCCGGACTATCCGAAGCAGGGGATCCAGTTCCGCGACGTCACCACCCTGATCGCCGATCCGGTCGGACTGCGGACGGCGATCGACGGCCTGCTGTGGCCGTTCCTGAAACAGAATGTCGACGTGGTGGTGGGCATCGAGGCGCGCGGGTTCATTCTCGGCGGCGCCGTCGCCCATGAGCTCGGCCGCGGCTTCGTGCCGATCCGCAAGAAGGGCAAGCTGCCGGGCAAGACGATCGGGCAGGACTACACCCTGGAATACGGCGTCGACACGATCGAGATCCATGCCGACGCCATCGCGCCCGGCCAGCGTGTGCTTCTAATCGACGACCTGATCGCGACCGGCGGGACGGCGGATGCCGGACTGGAACTTCTCAGGCGATCTCAGGCGTCCGTGGTCGGGGCGGCGTTCATCGTGGACCTGCCGGACCTCGGCGGATCGAAGAAGCTCCGTGACAAGGGCGTCCTGGTGCACTCGCTGCTGTCCTACGCCGGCGACTGA
- the truA gene encoding tRNA pseudouridine(38-40) synthase TruA, translating into MPRYKLTIEYDGAPFVGWQRQAEGRSVQGRLEAAIAAFAGESVTIGGAGRTDAGVHALGQVAHVDLGKDWPSDTVRDATNAHLRPDPIAVVAAEQVGDDFDARFSASARHYLYRIVNRRAPLAIEAGRAWQVGTPLDADAMHAGAQALVGHHDFTTFRSAQCQAASPNKTLDRLDVMRTADEIAVRASARSFLHNQVRSMVGSLVQVGLGKWTPGDMKAALDAAERSRCGPVAPATGLYLVKVDY; encoded by the coding sequence ATGCCGCGCTACAAGCTCACCATCGAATATGACGGAGCCCCGTTCGTCGGCTGGCAGCGCCAGGCCGAAGGCCGGTCCGTTCAGGGGCGTCTGGAGGCGGCGATTGCCGCCTTCGCCGGCGAGAGCGTCACGATCGGCGGGGCCGGGCGGACCGATGCGGGCGTGCACGCGCTCGGGCAGGTCGCCCATGTCGATCTCGGCAAGGACTGGCCGAGCGATACCGTGCGCGACGCCACCAACGCGCACCTTCGCCCGGATCCGATCGCGGTCGTCGCCGCGGAGCAGGTCGGCGATGATTTCGACGCCCGCTTTTCCGCGAGCGCACGCCACTATCTCTACCGGATCGTGAACCGCAGGGCGCCGCTGGCGATCGAGGCCGGCCGCGCCTGGCAGGTGGGCACGCCGCTCGACGCCGATGCCATGCACGCCGGCGCCCAGGCCCTGGTCGGGCACCACGACTTCACCACGTTCCGCTCCGCCCAGTGTCAGGCGGCCAGCCCGAACAAGACGCTGGACCGGCTCGACGTGATGCGCACGGCCGACGAAATCGCGGTGCGGGCATCGGCCCGGTCGTTCCTGCACAATCAGGTGCGTTCGATGGTCGGGTCGCTGGTCCAGGTCGGGCTCGGCAAGTGGACACCCGGGGACATGAAGGCCGCACTGGACGCGGCGGAGCGGTCACGGTGCGGTCCGGTCGCGCCGGCGACGGGGCTCTATCTGGTCAAGGTCGACTACTGA
- the fmt gene encoding methionyl-tRNA formyltransferase, which translates to MPLRLVFMGTPDFAVPTLTEIVGQGHDVAAVYTRAPARSGRGMEARKSPVHEAAERFGLPVLTPSSLKGEEAAAAFAAHGADAAIVIAYGMILPKSILEVPEAGCFNVHASLLPRWRGAAPIQRAIMAGDAETGVAIMRMEAGLDTGPVCMEERVAIGPDMTAGDLHDVLARLGADLMVRALGAIERGTLDAVAQSDEGVTYADKIDKAEARIDWSQPAARVHDRIRGLSPFPGAWCEVPAGDKADRVKVLRSEMAEGAGTPGTLLEEDGTVACGDAAIRLVQVQRAGKAPMSGADLLRGLRLEPGTQLL; encoded by the coding sequence ATGCCGCTCAGGCTCGTCTTCATGGGAACCCCTGACTTCGCGGTGCCGACGCTGACGGAGATCGTCGGCCAGGGGCATGACGTTGCGGCGGTCTACACCCGTGCGCCGGCCCGCTCGGGCCGCGGCATGGAAGCGCGCAAGTCGCCGGTGCACGAGGCGGCCGAACGCTTCGGCCTGCCCGTGCTGACCCCCTCCAGCCTCAAGGGCGAGGAAGCGGCCGCCGCCTTTGCGGCCCATGGTGCCGATGCCGCGATCGTCATCGCCTACGGCATGATCCTGCCGAAGAGCATTCTGGAGGTCCCGGAGGCGGGCTGCTTCAACGTGCATGCCTCGCTGTTGCCGCGCTGGCGGGGGGCCGCGCCGATCCAGCGCGCCATCATGGCGGGCGACGCGGAAACCGGGGTCGCCATCATGCGCATGGAGGCGGGGCTCGATACGGGTCCGGTGTGCATGGAAGAGCGTGTCGCGATCGGCCCGGACATGACGGCCGGCGACCTGCACGACGTCCTTGCCCGGCTCGGAGCGGATCTGATGGTCCGCGCGCTCGGCGCCATTGAGCGCGGCACCCTGGATGCGGTCGCCCAGTCCGACGAGGGCGTGACTTACGCCGACAAGATCGACAAGGCGGAAGCCCGGATCGACTGGTCTCAGCCCGCCGCGCGGGTGCACGACCGGATCCGCGGCCTGTCACCGTTTCCCGGAGCCTGGTGCGAGGTCCCGGCCGGCGACAAGGCCGATCGGGTGAAGGTCCTGCGCTCCGAGATGGCGGAGGGGGCCGGTACGCCGGGAACCCTGCTCGAAGAGGATGGAACCGTTGCGTGCGGCGACGCAGCCATCCGGCTCGTTCAGGTGCAGCGTGCCGGCAAGGCCCCGATGAGCGGCGCTGACCTGCTGCGCGGCCTCCGGCTGGAGCCCGGCACGCAGCTCCTCTGA
- a CDS encoding peptide deformylase: MSKRPILVIPDPVLRKVAEPVAAVDDDVRALVDDMLETMYAAPGIGLAAPQIGVLERIVVLDVAGDEEEKAPMALINPEITWQSEETRVHQEGCLSIPEYYEEVERPAEVTVRYLDRDGAAQEITADGILATCIQHEIDHLNGVLFIDYLSRLKRDRVTKKFAKQARLAATEKA; the protein is encoded by the coding sequence ATGTCGAAACGCCCGATCCTCGTGATACCCGATCCCGTTCTGCGCAAGGTCGCGGAGCCCGTCGCTGCCGTCGATGACGACGTGCGTGCGCTCGTCGATGACATGCTGGAGACCATGTATGCCGCCCCCGGCATCGGTCTCGCCGCGCCCCAGATCGGCGTGCTTGAGCGGATCGTGGTCCTCGACGTGGCTGGAGACGAGGAAGAGAAGGCGCCGATGGCGCTGATCAACCCTGAAATCACCTGGCAGTCCGAAGAGACCCGCGTGCATCAGGAAGGGTGCCTGTCGATCCCCGAATATTATGAGGAGGTCGAGCGGCCGGCCGAGGTGACCGTCCGCTATCTCGATCGGGACGGGGCTGCGCAGGAGATCACGGCCGACGGCATCCTCGCGACCTGCATCCAGCACGAGATCGACCATCTGAACGGCGTTCTGTTCATCGACTATCTCTCGCGGCTGAAGCGCGACCGCGTCACCAAGAAATTCGCCAAGCAGGCGCGCCTCGCCGCCACCGAGAAGGCGTAG
- a CDS encoding DNA recombination protein RmuC has protein sequence MSDSTFVLFGRTLTVAEALIAISAVALLALFLVLVALVRANRSRTATERAAEEKSRALEAQMAELMRMQSETSGRLQTVAEVFGSRQSEMTRALSERLDGMGHRLGSSMSQASNTTHDTLRQLHERLAVIDSAQKTMSGLSDQVTQLERIFSDKQSRGAFGQGRMEAIVRDGLPEESFTFQPTLSNNSRPDCAIHLPNGAPDLMIDAKFPLESFSRIEQAETEQDLKEAQQAARRDLIKHIDDVRKKYLIPGETQDLAFVFVPSESLFAQIHERFPEVVQRAYRARVVVLSPTLLHLAIQVVVTVIRDARIREEAHVIRAEVGHLMDDVNRLFDRVMKLQQHFGQAQKDVEQIVISAEKVSKRGSRIEALEMETDGEAQEPRPTRAARAS, from the coding sequence ATGTCGGATTCCACATTCGTCCTCTTCGGCCGGACACTCACTGTCGCCGAGGCGCTGATTGCCATATCGGCCGTCGCGCTTCTGGCGCTGTTTCTGGTTCTTGTCGCGCTCGTGCGCGCCAATCGGTCGCGCACGGCCACAGAGCGGGCGGCTGAGGAAAAGAGCCGGGCGCTCGAAGCCCAGATGGCGGAACTCATGCGCATGCAGTCGGAAACCTCCGGCCGGCTGCAGACGGTGGCGGAGGTCTTCGGCAGCCGGCAGTCGGAGATGACGCGGGCGCTTTCGGAGCGCCTCGACGGCATGGGCCACCGGCTCGGATCGTCCATGTCCCAGGCCTCCAACACGACCCACGACACGCTGCGCCAGCTGCACGAGCGGCTTGCCGTGATCGACAGCGCCCAGAAGACGATGTCGGGCCTCTCCGATCAGGTCACCCAGCTGGAACGGATCTTTTCCGACAAGCAGAGCCGCGGCGCCTTCGGACAGGGCCGGATGGAGGCGATCGTCCGCGACGGGCTGCCGGAGGAGTCCTTCACCTTCCAGCCGACGCTGTCCAACAACTCCCGGCCGGACTGCGCCATCCACCTGCCCAACGGCGCGCCCGACCTGATGATCGACGCCAAGTTTCCGCTGGAATCGTTTTCCCGGATCGAGCAGGCTGAGACCGAGCAGGACCTGAAGGAGGCTCAGCAGGCCGCCCGGCGCGACCTGATCAAGCACATCGACGATGTGCGCAAGAAGTACCTGATCCCCGGCGAGACCCAGGACCTCGCCTTCGTGTTCGTGCCGTCGGAGTCGCTCTTCGCCCAGATCCACGAACGGTTTCCCGAGGTGGTCCAGCGCGCCTACCGGGCCCGGGTCGTGGTGCTGTCGCCCACCCTCCTCCACCTCGCCATACAGGTCGTGGTCACCGTGATCCGCGACGCCCGCATCCGCGAGGAGGCCCACGTGATCCGGGCCGAGGTCGGCCATCTCATGGACGACGTGAACCGTCTCTTCGATCGGGTCATGAAGCTCCAGCAGCACTTCGGCCAGGCCCAGAAGGACGTGGAGCAGATCGTGATTTCGGCGGAGAAGGTGTCCAAGCGCGGCAGCCGCATCGAGGCGCTGGAAATGGAGACCGACGGCGAGGCACAGGAGCCCCGTCCGACCCGGGCCGCGCGCGCAAGCTAG
- a CDS encoding 2-hydroxyacid dehydrogenase, giving the protein MSILFAASGFTASDWRPKIEAFAGGRAVAVHGEDDYDTAAIRYALVWKPPSGLLASLPKLEVVFNLGAGVDALAADPTLPDCPLVRAVEPDMTMRMTEWIVLQVLTHHRQALAYLDQQRSREWRDLDQPPASAVRVGMMGMGTLGSDAADVLRRLGFQVAGWSRTPKTVDGVEMFSGDAGLDRFLRRTDILVVLLPLTDATRGILNMNLFEKLARNGALPGPILINAGRGGLQVEADILKALSTGALEAASLDVFETEPLSEVHPFWSHPRVIVTPHVAAVSDPTAICRNILGQIDAYERGEPLQNVVDLKVGY; this is encoded by the coding sequence ATGAGCATCCTGTTCGCAGCTTCTGGTTTCACTGCCAGCGACTGGCGCCCCAAGATCGAGGCATTCGCCGGCGGCCGTGCCGTCGCGGTTCACGGCGAGGACGACTACGACACGGCGGCGATCCGCTACGCTTTGGTCTGGAAACCACCGAGCGGACTGCTCGCATCGCTCCCTAAACTCGAGGTTGTCTTCAATCTCGGAGCCGGCGTGGACGCGCTCGCGGCCGACCCGACCCTGCCCGACTGTCCGCTGGTCCGCGCCGTGGAGCCGGACATGACGATGCGGATGACGGAGTGGATCGTGCTGCAGGTGCTGACCCACCACCGCCAGGCGCTCGCCTATCTGGACCAGCAGCGCAGCCGCGAGTGGCGCGATCTCGACCAGCCCCCGGCCTCCGCCGTCCGGGTCGGGATGATGGGCATGGGCACGCTCGGATCAGATGCCGCCGACGTCCTCCGCCGGCTGGGGTTTCAGGTGGCCGGATGGAGCCGCACCCCGAAGACCGTCGACGGCGTGGAGATGTTTTCGGGCGATGCCGGGCTCGACCGCTTCCTGCGGCGCACGGATATCCTGGTCGTGCTGCTGCCGCTCACCGACGCCACCCGCGGCATCCTCAACATGAATTTGTTCGAGAAGCTGGCCCGCAACGGTGCCCTGCCCGGCCCCATCCTGATCAATGCCGGGCGCGGCGGCCTGCAGGTCGAGGCCGACATTCTCAAGGCGCTGTCGACCGGAGCGCTGGAGGCGGCGTCCCTCGACGTGTTCGAGACGGAACCTCTCTCGGAGGTTCACCCGTTCTGGTCGCACCCCCGGGTGATCGTCACCCCGCACGTGGCCGCCGTCAGCGATCCGACCGCGATCTGCCGCAACATCCTGGGCCAGATCGATGCCTATGAGCGCGGCGAGCCGCTGCAGAACGTGGTGGATCTCAAGGTGGGGTATTGA
- a CDS encoding GIY-YIG nuclease family protein, translating to MSFAVYLLANRRNGTLYLGMTDNLAQRVYEHREKVRRGFSARYGVSRLVWYEIHDSREAAFTRERQIKTWHRAWKLRLIEEMNPEWDDLYETLQL from the coding sequence ATGAGTTTTGCGGTCTATCTGCTTGCAAACAGGCGAAACGGCACGCTGTATCTCGGCATGACCGACAACCTTGCTCAGCGGGTATATGAGCATCGCGAAAAAGTCCGACGCGGCTTCTCGGCCCGGTACGGCGTTTCCCGTCTCGTCTGGTATGAAATCCACGATAGCCGGGAGGCGGCGTTCACCCGCGAACGTCAGATCAAGACCTGGCACCGCGCATGGAAGCTCCGCCTGATCGAAGAGATGAATCCGGAGTGGGATGATCTCTACGAAACGCTGCAGCTTTGA